The proteins below come from a single Necator americanus strain Aroian chromosome V, whole genome shotgun sequence genomic window:
- a CDS encoding hypothetical protein (NECATOR_CHRV.G20569.T1), protein MSLCEDEAYHHDYEKLVTKGSYLRSRRSLHQQRRRSADNAILTKTLLDPAGVLSKKQKNRLLSARDNDFQFDVPYSLNKHCRWETVNPKSLLLNSTEFDHDVLVADAVANSSCSEPALDYRVQKVHLLDDDALTTLSTTGKAKELAFFNEALREWKDKPKDEPDTARIQFNIIKNSSSHHPSPMSPKRRKRKPFTARKLVNDVELHDYYSDESCVDDDSTVEGEAEEYELPSLALSDFITESCSCGANHVLSTPTANTQPSPSGKVELECLTPLELADISQAIRMDCIFKVLDIKRSQLKPFDLHEKVSSLVPNLHHGQFVVHWFDKTRVSISNQPLADIVFIIFFELKDNLNTLRCRINTNTQYSQRLGEEALNILMTESEEFDTLLNELLDFIWRFTTRPALNCVAENNNRIRKCAQNYKTQVNSNMMAVVAESPLCRTCHSSLKTDLFQSVDGVMCKDCIASEVLHQLRLKQFPVRISLVTAADCSPLDLLYAILPVPVMSSLIKMSFSYFYALQNSEAIFTQCPQCSISLVINAPNEFNCCICPYCECYWCYRCCWEPHWPMSCQEFKEWSQDWDEQYHIERLHLDDNEKVLRITCACSYTFYAPESTAHGTHCPNKKCGNKYRFDKNGLMRSETDLWWWYRATERKRFIEKDGKMVKWGMSVEPQCFLPKRVIKKDFAAICADARDLRFNVKKQEKFKGVVMKTTECKSEQNGFMDTRRTELMSVERMVEEGKHELSNDVEHLQKEVLSMISAFQKALKVIDEAHENA, encoded by the exons ATGTCGTTGTGTGAGGACGAGGCGTATCACCACGACTACGAAAAACTCGTCACCAAGGGATCCTACCTACGTTCCAGAAGGTCGCTGCATCAGCAGAGGAGACGGTCTGCCGACAACGCAATTCTCACGAAGACGTTGCTCGACCCGGCTGGAGTGTTAAGCAAG aaacagaaaaatcgtTTACTCTCTGCACGTGACAATGATTTCCAATTCGATGTCCCGTATTCGCTTAACAAACACTGCAGATGGGAAACC GTAAATCCTAAGTCATTGCTTCTGAACAGCACCGAATTTGACCACGATGTTTTGGTGGCAGATGCTGTCGCTAATAGTTCCTGTTCTG aacctGCACTTGATTATCGAGTACAAAAAGTACATTTGCTTGACGATGATGCTTTAACTACTCTCTCCACTACTGGGAAGGCGAAAGAG CTCGCCTTCTTCAATGAAGCGCTTAGAGAATGGAAGGACAAACCCAAAGACGAACCTGATACGGCCAGAATCCAATTCAACATCATTAAAAATTCTTCCTCCCATCACCCCAGCCCAATGTCGCCAAAGAGAA GGAAAAGGAAACCGTTCACAGCCAGAAAGTTGGTAAACGATGTGGAGCTCCATGATTACTATTCAGACGAGTCCTGTGTTGATGACGATTCAACTGTGGAGGGCGAAGCTGAGGAATATGAGTTGCCCAG CCTAGCTCTAAGTGACTTCATCACTGAAAGTTGTTCATGCGGTGCCAATCACGTTCTATCTACTCCTACGGCAAACACTCAGCCGTCGCCTTCGGGAAAG GTCGAGCTGGAATGTTTGACGCCTCTCGAACTTGCAGACATTTCTCAGGCCATTCGTATGGACTGCATCTTTAAGGTGCTCGACATTAAACGATCTCAGTTAAAGCCGTTCGATCTGCATGAGAAG GTATCTTCTCTGGTCCCGAATTTGCATCATGGTCAGTTTGTCGTGCACTGGTTCGACAAGACAAGAGTGTCCATTTCCAATCAACCGCTTGCGGATAttgtttttataattttctttgagcTAAAGGACAATCTTAACACACTCAG GTGTCGTATTAATACAAACACGCAATATTCTCAACGTCTAGGTGAAGAAGCCCTTAATATTTTAATGACAGAATCAGAAGAATTTGACACGTTGCTCAACGAACTCTTGGATTTCATATGGAGATTCACTACACGACCAGCTCT GAACTGCGTCGCTGAGAACAACAATCGTATCAGAAAATGTGCTCAGAATTACAAAACTCAAGTGAACAGCAATATGATGGCAGTAGTA GCCGAAAGTCCTCTGTGTCGCACTTGCCACTCATCGTTGAAGACCGATCTTTTCCAATCTGTAGACGGTGTGATGTGCAAGGATTGCATTGCTTCTGAAGTGCTCCATCAGCTTCGCTTGAAGCAGTTTCCTGTCCGAATCTCG TTGGTCACAGCTGCCGATTGTTCGCCTCTGGATCTTCTCTATGCTATCCTTCCGGTCCCAGTGATGTCGAGTTTAATTAAG atgtCGTTTTCTTACTTTTACGCCCTTCAAAATTCTGAAGCCATCTTCACGCAGTGCCCTCAGTGTTCAATCTCACTTGTTATTAATGCTCCTAATG AATTCAATTGTTGCATCTGTCCGTACTGCGAATGCTACTGGTGTTATCGTTGCTGCTGGGAGCCACATTGGCCTATGAGCTGTCAAGAATTCAAAGAGTGGAGTCAAGATTGGGATGAGCAGT ATCACATTGAAAGACTTCATCTCGATGACAACGAGAAGGTCCTTCGCATTACCTGCGCCTGTTCATATACGTTTTAT GCTCCGGAAAGTACTGCCCACGGTACTCACTGCCCAAATAAGAAATGCGGAAATAAATATCGTTTCGATAAGAACGGCTTGATGAGGAGTGAGACTGATCTTTGGTGGTGGTATCGTGCGACGGAACGAAAAAGATTCATCGAGAAAGATGGGAAAATGGTGAAATGG ggaATGTCGGTAGAACCACAATGCTTTTTACCAAAGAGAGTAATAAAGAAGGATTTTGCTGCT ATATGTGCAGATGCAAGAGATCTTCGTTTCAATgtgaagaaacaagaaaaattcaaaggagTTGTTATGAAGACTACTGAGTGCAAATCTGAGCAGAATGGATTTATGGATACCAGAAGAACA GAGCTGATGAGCGTAGAAAGAATGGTTGAGGAAGGAAA gCATGAACTTTCCAACGACGTGGAACATCTGCAGAAAGAGGTGTTAAGCATGATTTCTGCGTTCCAGAAGGCTTTGAAAGTGATAGATGAAGCGCATGAGAATGCATAG
- a CDS encoding hypothetical protein (NECATOR_CHRV.G20569.T2) translates to MSLCEDEAYHHDYEKLVTKGSYLRSRRSLHQQRRRSADNAILTKTLLDPAGVLSKKQKNRLLSARDNDFQFDVPYSLNKHCRWETVNPKSLLLNSTEFDHDVLVADAVANSSCSEPALDYRVQKVHLLDDDALTTLSTTGKAKELAFFNEALREWKDKPKDEPDTARIQFNIIKNSSSHHPSPMSPKRRKRKPFTARKLVNDVELHDYYSDESCVDDDSTVEGEAEEYELPSLALSDFITESCSCGANHVLSTPTANTQPSPSGKVELECLTPLELADISQAIRMDCIFKVLDIKRSQLKPFDLHEKVSSLVPNLHHGQFVVHWFDKTRVSISNQPLADIVFIIFFELKDNLNTLRCRINTNTQYSQRLGEEALNILMTESEEFDTLLNELLDFIWRFTTRPALNCVAENNNRIRKCAQNYKTQVNSNMMAVVEHDQYVFVKERYYCEGQDLCNNNVASGEQAESPLCRTCHSSLKTDLFQSVDGVMCKDCIASEVLHQLRLKQFPVRISLVTAADCSPLDLLYAILPVPVMSSLIKMSFSYFYALQNSEAIFTQCPQCSISLVINAPNEFNCCICPYCECYWCYRCCWEPHWPMSCQEFKEWSQDWDEQYHIERLHLDDNEKVLRITCACSYTFYAPESTAHGTHCPNKKCGNKYRFDKNGLMRSETDLWWWYRATERKRFIEKDGKMVKWGMSVEPQCFLPKRVIKKDFAAICADARDLRFNVKKQEKFKGVVMKTTECKSEQNGFMDTRRTELMSVERMVEEGKHELSNDVEHLQKEVLSMISAFQKALKVIDEAHENA, encoded by the exons ATGTCGTTGTGTGAGGACGAGGCGTATCACCACGACTACGAAAAACTCGTCACCAAGGGATCCTACCTACGTTCCAGAAGGTCGCTGCATCAGCAGAGGAGACGGTCTGCCGACAACGCAATTCTCACGAAGACGTTGCTCGACCCGGCTGGAGTGTTAAGCAAG aaacagaaaaatcgtTTACTCTCTGCACGTGACAATGATTTCCAATTCGATGTCCCGTATTCGCTTAACAAACACTGCAGATGGGAAACC GTAAATCCTAAGTCATTGCTTCTGAACAGCACCGAATTTGACCACGATGTTTTGGTGGCAGATGCTGTCGCTAATAGTTCCTGTTCTG aacctGCACTTGATTATCGAGTACAAAAAGTACATTTGCTTGACGATGATGCTTTAACTACTCTCTCCACTACTGGGAAGGCGAAAGAG CTCGCCTTCTTCAATGAAGCGCTTAGAGAATGGAAGGACAAACCCAAAGACGAACCTGATACGGCCAGAATCCAATTCAACATCATTAAAAATTCTTCCTCCCATCACCCCAGCCCAATGTCGCCAAAGAGAA GGAAAAGGAAACCGTTCACAGCCAGAAAGTTGGTAAACGATGTGGAGCTCCATGATTACTATTCAGACGAGTCCTGTGTTGATGACGATTCAACTGTGGAGGGCGAAGCTGAGGAATATGAGTTGCCCAG CCTAGCTCTAAGTGACTTCATCACTGAAAGTTGTTCATGCGGTGCCAATCACGTTCTATCTACTCCTACGGCAAACACTCAGCCGTCGCCTTCGGGAAAG GTCGAGCTGGAATGTTTGACGCCTCTCGAACTTGCAGACATTTCTCAGGCCATTCGTATGGACTGCATCTTTAAGGTGCTCGACATTAAACGATCTCAGTTAAAGCCGTTCGATCTGCATGAGAAG GTATCTTCTCTGGTCCCGAATTTGCATCATGGTCAGTTTGTCGTGCACTGGTTCGACAAGACAAGAGTGTCCATTTCCAATCAACCGCTTGCGGATAttgtttttataattttctttgagcTAAAGGACAATCTTAACACACTCAG GTGTCGTATTAATACAAACACGCAATATTCTCAACGTCTAGGTGAAGAAGCCCTTAATATTTTAATGACAGAATCAGAAGAATTTGACACGTTGCTCAACGAACTCTTGGATTTCATATGGAGATTCACTACACGACCAGCTCT GAACTGCGTCGCTGAGAACAACAATCGTATCAGAAAATGTGCTCAGAATTACAAAACTCAAGTGAACAGCAATATGATGGCAGTAGTA GAACACGACCAGTACGTCTTTGTGAAAGAGCGCTATTACTGTGAAGGACAAGACCTCTGTAATAACAACGTTGCTTCAGGAGAGCAG GCCGAAAGTCCTCTGTGTCGCACTTGCCACTCATCGTTGAAGACCGATCTTTTCCAATCTGTAGACGGTGTGATGTGCAAGGATTGCATTGCTTCTGAAGTGCTCCATCAGCTTCGCTTGAAGCAGTTTCCTGTCCGAATCTCG TTGGTCACAGCTGCCGATTGTTCGCCTCTGGATCTTCTCTATGCTATCCTTCCGGTCCCAGTGATGTCGAGTTTAATTAAG atgtCGTTTTCTTACTTTTACGCCCTTCAAAATTCTGAAGCCATCTTCACGCAGTGCCCTCAGTGTTCAATCTCACTTGTTATTAATGCTCCTAATG AATTCAATTGTTGCATCTGTCCGTACTGCGAATGCTACTGGTGTTATCGTTGCTGCTGGGAGCCACATTGGCCTATGAGCTGTCAAGAATTCAAAGAGTGGAGTCAAGATTGGGATGAGCAGT ATCACATTGAAAGACTTCATCTCGATGACAACGAGAAGGTCCTTCGCATTACCTGCGCCTGTTCATATACGTTTTAT GCTCCGGAAAGTACTGCCCACGGTACTCACTGCCCAAATAAGAAATGCGGAAATAAATATCGTTTCGATAAGAACGGCTTGATGAGGAGTGAGACTGATCTTTGGTGGTGGTATCGTGCGACGGAACGAAAAAGATTCATCGAGAAAGATGGGAAAATGGTGAAATGG ggaATGTCGGTAGAACCACAATGCTTTTTACCAAAGAGAGTAATAAAGAAGGATTTTGCTGCT ATATGTGCAGATGCAAGAGATCTTCGTTTCAATgtgaagaaacaagaaaaattcaaaggagTTGTTATGAAGACTACTGAGTGCAAATCTGAGCAGAATGGATTTATGGATACCAGAAGAACA GAGCTGATGAGCGTAGAAAGAATGGTTGAGGAAGGAAA gCATGAACTTTCCAACGACGTGGAACATCTGCAGAAAGAGGTGTTAAGCATGATTTCTGCGTTCCAGAAGGCTTTGAAAGTGATAGATGAAGCGCATGAGAATGCATAG
- a CDS encoding hypothetical protein (NECATOR_CHRV.G20571.T1), with translation MRTNSSSSFASSTALDEVATASSSTAQPENPDYIKTLRQYGRYFSTRLVQVVVQSRTNEKFDLECTLPSTSPDWFNLRIDELGEVSAQVKRSISSFPPVAKSISIDFMLYTCDGEVLPMETWTFSIDEEDQQSTWANDIKSQLYLQLSVMLRSAMVAARMTPLHRYYVKKQSCDTFVILYKLGEGTSELDLGSEAKRIDLGRFPTPVGAFTLEVAYRTQMAKERTLSPPEGHESPNQMSIIMATPPDAGATVGSPTPSSYCELMSEFSTSPSSLPATSPPDTANVKPTRSRSTSLASETETASSSPKTKTNITVAKNMPFANLLTVSYTGVLFPLPEEVLGRKKCNSESAIIEGSGTETVPPRCDSFSKLLCAGSPSTTNTEPSDGKNVVKQTEVNVQVVALVTKGVEEMKVDDAKKTTVKVNFDLECSERTLVDPDSDSQTEGSRKGDVETEEQDESVATLKRSEVDPDEVVGTSDDDSFVKIPLFGRTSCGEATQEGELDTHLTEFMTSCKAPPPLVGVAQEWDTLSDIQSLLDGFSQKQGLFDKFVAEVREHGDDND, from the exons GTTGTGGTGCAATCgcgaacaaatgaaaaatttgatctGGAGTGCACTTTACCATCCACCAGTCCCGATTGGTTCAATCTTCGAATCGATGAGCTTGGTGAAGTGTCCGCACAAGTTAAACGAAGCATAAGCAG CTTTCCACCCGTAGCCAAATCTATTTCTATTGACTTCATGTTGTATACTTGCGATGGCGAAGTTTTACCGATGGAGACGTG GACATTTTCTATCGATGAAGAAGATCAACAATCTACGTGGGCTAACGATATCAAATCGCAACTGTATCTGCAGCTAAGTGTAATGCTACGAAGTGCTATGGTGGCAGCGAGAATGACACCGTTGCATAG GTACTACGTGAAGAAACAAAGCTGCGATACGTTTGTTATACTGTACAAACTGGGTGAGGGAACGTCGGAGTTGGATCTTGGATCGGAAGCAAAAAGAATCGACCTTGGCCGGTTTCCAACGCCTGTTGGTGCGTTTACGCTTGAAGTTGCCTATCGAACACAAATGGCGAAGGAGCGAACGCTATCACCTCCCGAAGGACATGAATCACCGAACCAG atgaGTATAATAATGGCGACTCCTCCTGACGCTGGTGCAACGGTTGGTTCACCCACTCCGTCATCTTATTGCGAACTCATGAGCGAGTTTAGTACTAGTCCGTCGAGTTTG CCTGCAACGTCACCTCCAGACACAGCGAATGTGAAACCTACTAG ATCACGGTCAACTTCCCTTGCAAGTGAAACAGAAACCGCATCCAGTAGTCCGAAGACTAAAACTAACATA ACCGTTGCGAAGAACATGCCATTCGCTAATCTTCTCACTGTATCATACACGGgtgttttatttccattaCCAGAAGAAGTGCTAGGTCGAAAGAAATGTA ATTCGGAATCGGCTATTATAGAAGGAAGCGGCACTGAAACCGTACCTCCCCGTTGTGATTCGTTTTCAAAGCTGTTATGTGCTGGTAGTCCATCTACCACTAACACTGAACCCTCTGACGGAAAAAACGTTGTGAAACAGACCGAAGTGAATGTCCAAGTCGTAGCTTTAGTAACCAAAGGAGTTGAAGAAATGA AGGTTGACGATGCGAAAAAAACTACAGTGAAGGTGAATTTTGACCTAGAGTGCAGTGAGAGGACTCTTGTCGATCCAGACAGTGATAGTCAGACGGAAGGGTCTCGTAAAGGCGATGTGGAGACGGAAGAGCAAGATGAGTCGGTTGCAACTTTAAAACGTTCCGAAGTGGATCCCGATGAAGTGGTGGGCACATCGGACGACGACTCATTTGTTAAG ATACCTTTATTTGGCCGGACGTCATGCGGTGAGGCGACACAAGAAGGCGAGTTGGACACTCATCTCACGGAGTTCATGACCTCTTGTAAAGCACCACCACCATTAGTGGGCGTAGCACAAGAATGGGACACTTTGAGTGACATCCAAAGCTTA CTTGACGGATTCTCTCAGAAACAGGGTCTTTTCGACAAGTTCGTTGCTGAGGTGCGGGAACACGGCGATGATAACGACTGA
- a CDS encoding hypothetical protein (NECATOR_CHRV.G20570.T1), translating into MRLPLLVSSLRRASQFAGVKDRVKYVPRRSLLYVPASNQKMLDKVPNIKADCVVLELEDGVALTSKALARTQATKALDKLVEQKLLCFELGLRVNSVTSGLLEDDVKEVCKAKHLPQAFMVPKVDSPEDVAAIYDIFRSNYTAKRVTDTNTRLVIWIESARALLDMPRILSSTLNLHKNSGFFKLDAVVFGSDDYCADIGATRTPEGTEVLYARQRFVACCKAFQLQAIDSVYIDIKNLDGLRKQCEEGQKWGFTGKQTIHPTQIPVVQKAFMPSAEKVEWATELVHAFSQHQAEGKGAFQFRGQMIDRPLLLQALNIIQLVESVGGVAKEE; encoded by the exons ATGAGACTACCTCTACTAGTATCTTCGCTGCGCCGTGCCTCGCAGTTCGCTGGAGTGAAGGATCGAGTGAAGTATGTACCGCGCCGTTCATTGCTCTATGTCCCTGCTAGCAATCAAAAAATGTTGGACAAGGTCCCCAATATaaag GCTGATTGTGTAGTACTTGAATTGGAAGATGGTGTAGCGTTGACATCAAAGGCATTAGCACGTACTCAAGCGACTAAAGCCCTTGATAAGTTGGTCGAACAAAAACTTCTTTGTTTCGAATTGGGATTACGAGTGAACTCGGTTACAAGCGGTTTATTGGAGGACGATGTTAAG GAGGTATGTAAAGCAAAGCATCTCCCTCAAGCATTTATGGTGCCAAAAGTTGATAGTCCTGAAGACGTAGCCGCTATATACGACATATTCAGAAGTAACTATACAGCGAAACGAGTCACAGACACT AATACCCGTCTGGTTATATGGATAGAATCGGCTAGAGCGTTACTCGATATGCCGCGAATTTTATCTTCAACGCTTAATCTACATAAAAATTCCGGATTTTTCAAATTGGATGCTGTTGTTTTCGGATCTGATGACTATTGTGCTGATATAG gGGCTACTCGTACCCCAGAAGGCACCGAAGTTTTGTACGCCCGTCAACGGTTTGTCGCATGCTGCAAAGCATTCCAGCTACAAGCAATTGATAGCGTCTACATTGACATCAAAAATCTGGATGGTTTACGAAAGCAGTGCGAAGAAG GTCAAAAATGGGGCTTCACTGGAAAACAGACGATACATCCAACACAA ATTCCTGTTGTACAAAAAGCTTTCATGCCTTCTGCAGAAAAAGTTGAATGGGCAACAGAACTGGTGCATGCATTCAGTCAACATCAGGCTGAAGGGAAAGGAGCGTTCCAGTTTCGAGGACAAATGATCGATCGACCGTTATTACTCCAAGCGCTCAACATCATACAGTTGGTGGAGAGTGTAGGAGGCGTtgcaaaagaagaatga